The Jiangella sp. DSM 45060 genome contains the following window.
GACCACGGGCCGGGCCTCGCGCCGGAGGAGATCGAGCACGTCACCGACCGGTTCTGGCGCAGCCCGCAGCACCAGAACGCCCGCGGCGCCGGGCTGGGGCTGGCCATCGCCACCGAGTTCCTCGACTCCTGCGGCGGCCGGCTTGAGGTCGCGGCGGCGGACGGCGGCGGGCTGGTCGTCACGCTGTGGGTCCCGATCGAGGCGGCGCCGGCATGAGGCGGCTGCTGGCCGTCGTCGCCGCCGCCGTCACGCTCGCCGGCGGGTGCCTGCACGAGACGTCGCCCGCGGCCGCCCCGGTCGTGGTGGCCGGCGGCGGCACCACCGGCGTCTACTACGCGTACGGCGACCGGCTGGCCGGCGAGCTGGGCGGACGGCTCGGCGTCGACGCCGGGGTGGTCGAGACGGCCGGGTCGGTGGAGAACCTCGGCCGGGTGGCGGCCGGCGAGGCGCTGCTCGGCTTCACCGCCGCCGACGCCGCCGCGGACGCCGTCGCGGGGCGGGCACCGTTCGAGGAGCCGCTGCCGATCCGGGCGGTGGCCCGGCTCTACGACGACCTCGTGCACGTGGTGGTGCCGGCCGGGTCCGACGTCGACGAGCTGGCCGACCTGCGCGGCCGCCGGGTGTCGCTGGGCGCCGTCGGCTCCGGCACCGAGCTCATCGCGCGGCGGCTGCTGGCCGCGGCCGGCGTCGACGAGGGCGAGCTGGTGGCCGACCCGCTCGGCATCGACGGGTCGATCGCGGCGCTGCTGGCCGGCGAGCTGGACGCGTTCTTCTGGTCCGGCGGGCTGCCGACGCCGGGCGTGGCGGAGCTGGCGCGGACGCAGCCGATCAGGCTGCTGGAGCTGACGAAGGAGGCCGCCGTCGTCAGCCGCGCCTACGACGGCGTGTACCGGCAGGCGGTGGTGCCGGCCGGCGCGTACGACCTGACGGCGCCGGTGACCACGCTGGCCGTGCCGAACATCCTGGTGACCGGCGCCGACGCCGACGACGCGCTGATCGCCGAGGTCACCGCGACGCTGTTCGAGCGGCGCGCCGCCATCGCCGCGGACGTCGGCGCCGCCGCCCAGTTGAACGGCCGCCGGGCGATCTACACCGGG
Protein-coding sequences here:
- a CDS encoding TAXI family TRAP transporter solute-binding subunit codes for the protein MRRLLAVVAAAVTLAGGCLHETSPAAAPVVVAGGGTTGVYYAYGDRLAGELGGRLGVDAGVVETAGSVENLGRVAAGEALLGFTAADAAADAVAGRAPFEEPLPIRAVARLYDDLVHVVVPAGSDVDELADLRGRRVSLGAVGSGTELIARRLLAAAGVDEGELVADPLGIDGSIAALLAGELDAFFWSGGLPTPGVAELARTQPIRLLELTKEAAVVSRAYDGVYRQAVVPAGAYDLTAPVTTLAVPNILVTGADADDALIAEVTATLFERRAAIAADVGAAAQLNGRRAIYTGPVELHPGALRHYRALKP